One window from the genome of Cucumis melo cultivar AY chromosome 10, USDA_Cmelo_AY_1.0, whole genome shotgun sequence encodes:
- the LOC103489093 gene encoding ubiquitin-conjugating enzyme E2 2-like isoform X3, producing MSTPARKRLMRDFRRLQQDPPAGISGAPQDNNIMLWNAVIFGPDDTPWDGGTFKLTLQFTEDYPNKPPTVRFVSRMFHPNIYADGSICLDILQNQWSPIYDVAAILTSIQSLLCDPNPNSPANSEAARMFSENKREYNRRVREIVEQSWTAD from the exons ATGTCTACTCCTGCAAGGAAGAGATTGATGAGGGACTTCAGGAGGTTGCAACAAGATCCACCTGCTGGCATCAGTGGTGCTCCCCAAGACAATAATATCATGCTATGGAATGCTGTTATATTTGG CCCAGATGATACACCTTGGGATGGAG GTACGTTTAAGCTGACTCTTCAGTTCACTGAGGACTATCCAAATAAGCCACCAACAGTCCGCTTTGTGTCTAGAATGTTCCACCCTAATA TTTATGCTGATGGAAGCATTTGCTTGGACATTCTGCAAAATCAGTGGAGCCCAATCTATGATGTAGCAGCTATACTTACCTCTATTCAG TCGTTGCTGTGCGACCCCAACCCGAACTCTCCTGCTAATTCTGAAGCTGCTAGGATGTTTAGTGAGAACAAGCGTGAATACAACAGGAGAGTACGCGAGATCGTGGAACAGAGTTGGACTGCTGATTAG
- the LOC103489093 gene encoding ubiquitin-conjugating enzyme E2 2-like isoform X1 has protein sequence MLSPSSPSLRFMSTYALDFHFKAAIYPVRMSTPARKRLMRDFRRLQQDPPAGISGAPQDNNIMLWNAVIFGPDDTPWDGGTFKLTLQFTEDYPNKPPTVRFVSRMFHPNIYADGSICLDILQNQWSPIYDVAAILTSIQSLLCDPNPNSPANSEAARMFSENKREYNRRVREIVEQSWTAD, from the exons ATGTTATCACCTTCTTCTCCATCCTTGAGGTTCATGTCGACGTATGCTTTggactttcatttcaaagctgCTATATAT CCGGTGAGGATGTCTACTCCTGCAAGGAAGAGATTGATGAGGGACTTCAGGAGGTTGCAACAAGATCCACCTGCTGGCATCAGTGGTGCTCCCCAAGACAATAATATCATGCTATGGAATGCTGTTATATTTGG CCCAGATGATACACCTTGGGATGGAG GTACGTTTAAGCTGACTCTTCAGTTCACTGAGGACTATCCAAATAAGCCACCAACAGTCCGCTTTGTGTCTAGAATGTTCCACCCTAATA TTTATGCTGATGGAAGCATTTGCTTGGACATTCTGCAAAATCAGTGGAGCCCAATCTATGATGTAGCAGCTATACTTACCTCTATTCAG TCGTTGCTGTGCGACCCCAACCCGAACTCTCCTGCTAATTCTGAAGCTGCTAGGATGTTTAGTGAGAACAAGCGTGAATACAACAGGAGAGTACGCGAGATCGTGGAACAGAGTTGGACTGCTGATTAG
- the LOC103489096 gene encoding transcription factor MYB124 isoform X1, whose amino-acid sequence MQDTKKKLATEDSKKKERHIVSWTQQEDDILREQINQHGTENWAIIASKFKDKTTRQCRRRWYTYLNSDFKKGGWSPEEDLLLCEAQKIFGNRWTEIAKVVSGRTDNAVKNRFTTLCKKRAKYEALAKENSSSFINHNNKRVLFQKGSDDVSSETSQPVKRIRRAHISHTTEGCLLEDGSKKPGLAMDQQPRAPFAVLVENIVDNADGLSATAQSNKSQGTFIKKDDPKVTALTEQAELLSSLALKVNSENTDQSLENAWKILQDFLSRSKENDTHITKYVTPDIDLQLEDTKGSVEDLRSSNDGSQWREPNLHESPGSSEYSTGSTLVSQTAEEKIDQSQPEIGTHHQEPQFESGSSCTREQYNIGESEKEILPKTNLERETFKCCNERKIESIASSFSSSEFSSPMHVIPLFRSLAAGIPSPQFSESERSFLLKTLGVESPSLNPSVNPSQPPPCKRALLQSL is encoded by the exons ATGCAGGACACCAAGAAGAAGCTCGCCACCGAAGATTCCAAGAAGAAGGAACGACACATCGTTTCCTGGACTCAACAG GAGGATGATATTCTCAGAGAGCAGATTAACCAACATGGAACAGAAAA TTGGGCAATCATTGCATCCAAGTTCAAGGATAAAACAACCAGACAGTGCAGAAGAAG ATGGTACACATACTTGAATTCCGATTTTAAGAAAGGGGGATGGTCTCCAGAAGAGGATTTGCTTCTATGCGAG GCACagaaaatatttggaaatagATGGACAGAAATAGCAAAGGTGGTGTCAGGCAG AACGGACAATGCAGTGAAAAACCGGTTTACCACCCTGTGTAAAAAGAGAGCCAAATATGAAGCATTAGCAAAAGAGAACTCAAGTTCATTCATCAATCACAACAACAAAAGGGTTCTATTTCAAAAGGGGAGTGATGATGTTTCTTCCGAAACTTCTCAGCCAGTAAAGAGGATAAG GAGAGCACACATATCTCATACGACGGAAGGTTGCTTGCTTGAGGATGGATCAAAAAAGCCAGGCTTAGCAATGGATCAGCAGCCGAGAGCTCCGTTTGCAGTGCTGGTAGAGAACATTGTTGACAATGCCGATGGTCTAAGTGCTA CAGCTCAAAGTAACAAAAGTCAAGGAACCTTTATCAAGAAGGATGATCCAAAGGTAACTGCTTTAACAGAACAAGCAGAATTACTCAGTTCACTCGCATTGAAGGTTAACTCAGAGAATACAGATCAAAGTCTAGAAAATGCTTGGAAG ATTCTCCAAGATTTCCTCAGTCGAAGCAAAGAAAATGACACACACATAACCAAATATGTAACTCCGGATATTGACCTTCAACTGGAAGACACTAAGGGTTCAGTTGAGGATTTAAGGAGTAGCAATGATGGTAGTCAATGGAG AGAACCCAATCTCCACGAATCTCCTGGCAGTTCAGAATACAGTACTGGATCAACACTTGTATCCCAAACAGCAGAGGAAAAAATAGATCAAAGCCAACCTGAGATAGGGACTCATCATCAGGAACCTCAATTTGAATCCGGGTCAAGTTGCACCAGAGAGCAATATAATATTGGTGAATCTGAGAAAGAAATACTTCCAAAGACAAACCTGGAGCGAG AGACTTTCAAGTGTTGCAATGAACGAAAAATTGAATCCATTGCCTCTTCCTTTTCAAGCTCGGAATTCAGCTCCCCCATGCATGTAATTCCTCTTTTTAGATCCTTGGCAGCAGGAATTCCCAGCCCACAATTCTCTGAAAGT GAAAGGAGTTTTCTTCTTAAAACACTGGGAGTGGAGTCACCTTCCCTTAACCCTAGTGTTAATCCTTCACAACCACCACCCTGCAAAAGAGCCCTTCTCCAAAGTCTATAA
- the LOC103489094 gene encoding probable LRR receptor-like serine/threonine-protein kinase At1g14390, giving the protein MKTSRVSFSFWFPAFIFAVIFPVSTGQLPPSETRILFEIQKLLEYPVAFQGWSNWTNFCYLPPSPSLKIVCSGNHITELTVIGNKSSPSKAPKSVSVSSIPSPQTLSNSFSIDSFFTVLTKLSNLRVLSLVSLGLWGPFPSKVNRLSSLEVLNISSNFIYGGIPTTISKLQSLKSLVLADNLLNGSVPDLKGLAVLEELNLGQNQLGQKVPSLGGTLMIIVLRKNLFRSEIPSRILQLNKLQLFDISYNKFLGPIHASLFSLPAVQYLNLAYNQLSGALSVNTTCNRNLKFVDISHNLLIGKLPSCIRPNSSNRTVNISWNCLSSGSSKDQHTYSYCHKEAMAVKPPGDVQKQKLSSKLGLVLAVIGGAVGISGVVLLLVYAIIRNRRRRRFGETKYEKSTADKLSVRGSPLPNRHVPQTRLPALGLPPYRVFTLEEIEDITRNFDPSNVVAKEPQAKYKGWLPDGSVVLIRCFKLKQKLVPQALARHMEELPNMRHRHLVSVLGHCTFSHRDQLNPATTVFVVNEYISNGSLKDCLTDWKRKDALKWPQRMGITIGIARGIQHLHTGMASGIFGNDINIDSILLDETLSAKISNYNILMPLENAETGLNVTKRSEDPEKEDIFQFGAILLQVINGRPITATSELDDLKIEFESGLAEVLKLRGVIDPSIQGSFAFDSLKTTIQIAINCLSKDPNKRPSIEDVLWNLQYSMQVQEGWTSSGNLGAFI; this is encoded by the exons ATGAAGACCTCCAgggtttctttctctttttggttTCCTGCTTTCATTTTTGCTGTTATCTTTCCAGTTTCAACAGGGCAACTTCCTCCAAGCGAAACCAGGATTCTGTTTGAGATTCAAAAACTTCTGGAGTATCCTGTTGCTTTTCAGGGATGGTCAAATTGGACCAACTTCTGCTATTTACCTCCTTCTCCGTCACTCAAAATTGTCTGTTCTGGAAATCACATAACAGAATTAACTGTCATTGGAAACAAAAGCTCTCCTTCCAAAGCCCCAAAATCAGTTTCAGTGAGTTCCATCCCTTCTCCCCAGACTCTTTCAAATAGTTTTTCCATTGATTCCTTCTTCACTGTTCTCACAAAGCTTTCAAACCTGAGAGTCTTGTCATTAGTATCTTTGGGATTGTGGGGTCCTTTCCCTTCCAAAGTTAACAGGCTCTCGTCTTTGGAAGTGCTTAACATAAGCTCAAATTTTATCTATGGAGGCATCCCTACAACAATCTCAAAACTTCAAAGTCTCAAGAGCCTTGTTTTGGCTGACAATTTGCTCAATGGAAGTGTTCCAGATCTCAAAGGCCTTGCAGTTCTTGAAGAGCTGAATTTAGGACAGAATCAACTAGGACAAAAAGTTCCTTCTCTGGGAGGAACTCTTATGATTATTGTACTGAGAAAAAACTTATTCAGATCTGAAATCCCCTCAAGAATCTTGCAACTCAATAAGCTTCAGTTATTCGATATCTCCTACAATAAGTTTCTTGGGCCAATCCATGCCTCCCTCTTCTCTCTACCTGCAGTTCAGTATCTCAACCTAGCTTATAACCAATTAAGTGGAGCGCTCTCTGTTAACACAACTTGCAATAGAAACCTTAAGTTTGTAGACATTTCACACAACCTTCTGATAGGAAAATTACCATCTTGCATCAGACCAAATTCGTCAAATCGCACTGTAAATATTTCTTGGAACTGCTTGTCAAGTGGAAGCTCGAAGGATCAGCATACTTATTCCTATTGCCATAAGGAAGCAATGGCCGTGAAGCCTCCCGGTGACGTACAGAAACAGAAACTTAGCAGCAAACTGGGTCTCGTGCTCGCTGTCATTGGAGGCGCTGTCGGAATTTCAGGCGTTGTTCTGTTATTAGTTTATGCAATCATCcgaaacagaagaagaagaagatttggAGAGACCAAATATGAGAAATCTACAGCTGATAAACTCTCTGTTCGTGGCTCTCCACTTCCTAACA GACATGTACCCCAAACAAGGCTACCAGCACTTGGGTTGCCGCCATATCGGGTCTTCACATTGGAAGAGATCGAAGACATCACAAGAAATTTCGACCCGTCAAACGTGGTCGCCAAAGAACCCCAAGCAAAG TATAAAGGGTGGTTGCCTGATGGTTCAGTGGTCCTGATCAGATGCTTTAAACTAAAGCAAAAACTTGTACCTCAAGCCTTAGCTCGACACATGGAAGAACTGCCAAATATGAGACATCGCCATTTGGTCAGTGTTCTTGGACACTGCACTTTCAGTCATCGAGATCAACTAAACCCAGCTACCACTGTCTTCGTTGTTAATGAATACATATCCAACGGCTCATTGAAGGATTGTCTTACAG ATTGGAAAAGGAAGGATGCTCTGAAATGGCCACAGAGAATGGGAATAACCATTGGCATTGCTAGGGGAATACAGCATTTGCATACTGGAATGGCATCCGGCATCTTTGGGAACGATATCAATATTGATAGCATTTTGTTGGATGAGACGCTGTCTGCAAAAATAAGCAATTACAACATTCTCATGCCGCTAGAG AATGCAGAGACCGGGTTGAACGTGACAAAAAG AAGCGAGGATCCAGAGAAGGAAGATATCTTTCAATTTGGTGCTATTTTGCTGCAAGTCATCAATGGTAGACCGATCACAGCGACGAGTGAACTGGATGATCTGAAGATTGAG TTTGAAAGTGGCTTGGCAGAAGTACTGAAATTACGGGGGGTTATCGATCCTTCGATTCAGGGCTCTTTTGCATTTGATTCACTGAAAACCACAATTCAAATTGCCATCAATTGTCTCAGCAAAGATCCAAACAAGCGACCTTCAATTGAAGATGTACTCTGGAATTTGCAATACTCAATGCAAGTTCAAGAAGGATGGACAAGTAGTGGAAACCTCGGAGCTTTCATATAG
- the LOC103489093 gene encoding ubiquitin-conjugating enzyme E2 2-like isoform X2, producing MLSPSSPSLRFMSTYALDFHFKAAIYPVRMSTPARKRLMRDFRRLQQDPPAGISGAPQDNNIMLWNAVIFGPDDTPWDGGTFKLTLQFTEDYPNKPPTVRFVSRMFHPNIYADGSICLDILQNQWSPIYDVAAILTSIQCFSLVVVAVRPQPELSC from the exons ATGTTATCACCTTCTTCTCCATCCTTGAGGTTCATGTCGACGTATGCTTTggactttcatttcaaagctgCTATATAT CCGGTGAGGATGTCTACTCCTGCAAGGAAGAGATTGATGAGGGACTTCAGGAGGTTGCAACAAGATCCACCTGCTGGCATCAGTGGTGCTCCCCAAGACAATAATATCATGCTATGGAATGCTGTTATATTTGG CCCAGATGATACACCTTGGGATGGAG GTACGTTTAAGCTGACTCTTCAGTTCACTGAGGACTATCCAAATAAGCCACCAACAGTCCGCTTTGTGTCTAGAATGTTCCACCCTAATA TTTATGCTGATGGAAGCATTTGCTTGGACATTCTGCAAAATCAGTGGAGCCCAATCTATGATGTAGCAGCTATACTTACCTCTATTCAG TGTTTTTCTCTTGTAGTCGTTGCTGTGCGACCCCAACCCGAACTCTCCTGCTAA
- the LOC103489095 gene encoding UDP-galactose/UDP-glucose transporter 3 — protein sequence MEAHGSGFRRVLVLAFCVAGIWSAYIYQGVLQETLSTKRFGSDGKRFEHLSFLNLAQNVVCLIWSYIMIKLWSSRSTGGAPWWAYWSAGITNTIGPAMGIEALKYISYPAQVLAKSSKMIPVMLMGTLVYGIKYTFPEYLCTFLVAGGVSTFALLKTSSKTISKLAHPNAPLGYGLCFLNLAFDGFTNATQDSISARYPKTSAWDIMLGMNLWGTIYNMIYMFGWPHGTGYHAIEFCRQHPEAAWDILLYCLCGAVGQNFIFLTISRFGSLANTTITTTRKFVSIVVSSVLSGNPLSSKQWGCVVMVFSGLSYQIYLKWRKLQKLQRKRKTT from the exons ATGGAAGCTCATGGCAGCGGATTCCGCCGCGTGCTCGTGCTCGCCTTTTGCGTCGCCGGGATTTGGTCCGCTTATATTTACCAAGGCGTTCTTCAGGAGACTCT GTCCACGAAGCGCTTTGGTTCAGACGGGAAGAGATTTGAACACCTTTCCTTCCTTAACCTGGCACAAAATGTCGTCTGTTTAATATGGTCATACATAA TGATAAAGCTCTGGTCCAGTCGTAGCACTGGTGGTGCACCTTGGTGGGCATACTGGAGTGCTGGTATTACGAACACGATTGGACCAGCTATGGGAATTGAAGCTTTAAAGTATATAAGTTATCCTGCGCAG GTCCTGGCAAAGTCATCAAAAATGATTCCAG TGATGCTGATGGGTACACTAGTTTATGGTATTAAATACACATTTCCAGAATATTTGTGTACTTTTCTGGTTGCTGGAGGAGTATCTACATTTGCACTCTTAAAG ACTAGCTCAAAGACTATCAGCAAGTTAGCACATCCAAATGCACCCCTTGGATATGGACTTTGCTTCCTGAACCTCGCATTTGATGGATTCACGAATGCCACTCAGGATTCCATTTCAGCAAG GTATCCAAAAACGAGTGCATGGGACATAATGTTGGGAATGAATCTCTGGGGTACTATATATAATATGATTTATATGTTTGGATGGCCTCATGGTACTGGGTATCATGCCATAGAATTCTGCAGACAGCATCCTGAAGCAGCATGGGACATTCTCCTGTATTGTCTCTGCGGAGCAGTAGGCCAAAACTTTATCTTCTTAACAATTAGCCGATTTGGTTCCCTCGCCAATACCACCATTACAACAACTCGCAAATTTGTCAGCATTGTTGTGTCCTCTGTACTCAGTGGAAATCCTCTATCATCCAAGCAGTGGGGCTGCGTTGTAATGGTCTTCTCAGGTTTATCCTATCAAATCTACCTCAAATGGAGGAAGCTCCAAAAGTTGCAGAGAAAGAGAAAGACCACCTAA
- the LOC103489096 gene encoding transcription factor MYB124 isoform X2: protein MQDTKKKLATEDSKKKERHIVSWTQQEDDILREQINQHGTENWAIIASKFKDKTTRQCRRRWYTYLNSDFKKGGWSPEEDLLLCEAQKIFGNRWTEIAKVVSGRTDNAVKNRFTTLCKKRAKYEALAKENSSSFINHNNKRVLFQKGSDDVSSETSQPVKRIRRAHISHTTEGCLLEDGSKKPGLAMDQQPRAPFAVLVENIVDNADGLSATQSNKSQGTFIKKDDPKVTALTEQAELLSSLALKVNSENTDQSLENAWKILQDFLSRSKENDTHITKYVTPDIDLQLEDTKGSVEDLRSSNDGSQWREPNLHESPGSSEYSTGSTLVSQTAEEKIDQSQPEIGTHHQEPQFESGSSCTREQYNIGESEKEILPKTNLERETFKCCNERKIESIASSFSSSEFSSPMHVIPLFRSLAAGIPSPQFSESERSFLLKTLGVESPSLNPSVNPSQPPPCKRALLQSL, encoded by the exons ATGCAGGACACCAAGAAGAAGCTCGCCACCGAAGATTCCAAGAAGAAGGAACGACACATCGTTTCCTGGACTCAACAG GAGGATGATATTCTCAGAGAGCAGATTAACCAACATGGAACAGAAAA TTGGGCAATCATTGCATCCAAGTTCAAGGATAAAACAACCAGACAGTGCAGAAGAAG ATGGTACACATACTTGAATTCCGATTTTAAGAAAGGGGGATGGTCTCCAGAAGAGGATTTGCTTCTATGCGAG GCACagaaaatatttggaaatagATGGACAGAAATAGCAAAGGTGGTGTCAGGCAG AACGGACAATGCAGTGAAAAACCGGTTTACCACCCTGTGTAAAAAGAGAGCCAAATATGAAGCATTAGCAAAAGAGAACTCAAGTTCATTCATCAATCACAACAACAAAAGGGTTCTATTTCAAAAGGGGAGTGATGATGTTTCTTCCGAAACTTCTCAGCCAGTAAAGAGGATAAG GAGAGCACACATATCTCATACGACGGAAGGTTGCTTGCTTGAGGATGGATCAAAAAAGCCAGGCTTAGCAATGGATCAGCAGCCGAGAGCTCCGTTTGCAGTGCTGGTAGAGAACATTGTTGACAATGCCGATGGTCTAAGTGCTA CTCAAAGTAACAAAAGTCAAGGAACCTTTATCAAGAAGGATGATCCAAAGGTAACTGCTTTAACAGAACAAGCAGAATTACTCAGTTCACTCGCATTGAAGGTTAACTCAGAGAATACAGATCAAAGTCTAGAAAATGCTTGGAAG ATTCTCCAAGATTTCCTCAGTCGAAGCAAAGAAAATGACACACACATAACCAAATATGTAACTCCGGATATTGACCTTCAACTGGAAGACACTAAGGGTTCAGTTGAGGATTTAAGGAGTAGCAATGATGGTAGTCAATGGAG AGAACCCAATCTCCACGAATCTCCTGGCAGTTCAGAATACAGTACTGGATCAACACTTGTATCCCAAACAGCAGAGGAAAAAATAGATCAAAGCCAACCTGAGATAGGGACTCATCATCAGGAACCTCAATTTGAATCCGGGTCAAGTTGCACCAGAGAGCAATATAATATTGGTGAATCTGAGAAAGAAATACTTCCAAAGACAAACCTGGAGCGAG AGACTTTCAAGTGTTGCAATGAACGAAAAATTGAATCCATTGCCTCTTCCTTTTCAAGCTCGGAATTCAGCTCCCCCATGCATGTAATTCCTCTTTTTAGATCCTTGGCAGCAGGAATTCCCAGCCCACAATTCTCTGAAAGT GAAAGGAGTTTTCTTCTTAAAACACTGGGAGTGGAGTCACCTTCCCTTAACCCTAGTGTTAATCCTTCACAACCACCACCCTGCAAAAGAGCCCTTCTCCAAAGTCTATAA